TTCGTCTTGGTCCTTCGTGCCCATGCCGGGCAAGGTTGCCATCGTTCTGCGGATCTTCTCGCGGGCGCTCATGTTCGCGGGGTTGTCATCGATGATGAACCGCAGGTGCGTGACCACCCGATTTTCGGTCTTCTTTTCCAAGGCCAGCTTGATGTCCGACTCTGCGGACACCTCTTTCAGGGCGTTCTGGATGACTCGCCTATTCAGCTCCCCGAAGCCCGTCTGGTACTCTTCTGGCTTGATCCCCATGTACTTTCGGAACTGCTCGACGGTCATCCAGGGCGTGCAGCCCTTGCCCAAAATTTTGTCCTTGTTGTCACGGTAGTCCAGGCCCAGCTCGTACAGTGGGAGCGCGTACTTCGTCTTTTTGAAGCGTCGTTCGATGAGCATGTTGATGCGTGCGAACATCGTGCTGCTGGCTATGAAGCCGCGCAAGGTCCGAGCAATGCCGAATGTGATGAACGCACCGCGCATCTCCGGCTCCTGGATGAACTTGTAGTAGCCCCAGGAGGGGCCGCCCTTCCCCCATCCGCATCCGAGGTCATTCCACTCTACGGAGCCGTCTCCGAGCTCTTTGAGCCATCCTCGGATGGCCGCTTCGTTGCGCGTGCGCATGTAGTCTTCGACTACCTTCCGAGGGATCGAAAAGATGTGGATCTCGTCGATAAGCGGAATTTCGTCGTAGCACCATGCGAGGAAACAGTTGAAGAGTCGCATGGCGGGGCCAGAGAGGGCGTGATTGATGTGGATGCAGCCAGACGGCTTGTCCAGG
The sequence above is a segment of the Desulfomicrobium escambiense DSM 10707 genome. Coding sequences within it:
- a CDS encoding replication initiation protein, whose protein sequence is LDKPSGCIHINHALSGPAMRLFNCFLAWCYDEIPLIDEIHIFSIPRKVVEDYMRTRNEAAIRGWLKELGDGSVEWNDLGCGWGKGGPSWGYYKFIQEPEMRGAFITFGIARTLRGFIASSTMFARINMLIERRFKKTKYALPLYELGLDYRDNKDKILGKGCTPWMTVEQFRKYMGIKPEEYQTGFGELNRRVIQNALKEVSAESDIKLALEKKTENRVVTHLRFIIDDNPANMSAREKIRRTMATLPGMGTKDQDEILKYAQAMHAAFGVTLSRARKIARLYVGHEDALKAVMEKIQRDKLAGKVTGKLGAYAAAVLEKENPVVSIEGQ